In one Procambarus clarkii isolate CNS0578487 chromosome 87, FALCON_Pclarkii_2.0, whole genome shotgun sequence genomic region, the following are encoded:
- the LOC138358890 gene encoding autotransporter adhesin BpaC-like: MTSVMAGIQQDAWRTSLVRRRGAPCAPHLSGAEGRRAHLTCQTPRGAVRTTLVRKRCYAPQGQDDTSEGQEDTSEGQDDTSEGQEDTSEGQDDTSEGQEDTSEGQDDTSEGQEDTSEGQDDTSEGQEDTSEGQEDTSEGQEDTSEGQEDTSEGQEDTSEGQEDTSQGQEDTSEGQEDTSEGQEDTSEGQEDTSEGQEDTSEGQEDTSEGQEDTSEGQEDTSQGQEDTSEGQEDTSEGQEDTSQGQEDTPQGQEDTPQGQEDTPQGQEDTPQGQEDTPQGQEDTPQGQEDTPQGQEDTPQGQEDTSQGQEDTPQGQEDTPQGQEDTPQGQEDTPSLSASHPTLYDLPERLPAS, encoded by the exons ATGACGTCTGTTATGGCCGGCATACAGCAGGACGCTTGGCGCACCTCACTTGTCAGGCGCCGAGGGGCGCCGTGCGCACCTCACTTGTCAGGCGCCGAGGGGCGCCGTGCGCACCTCACTTGTCAGACGCCGAGGGGCGCCGTGCGCACCACACTT GTCAGAAAACGCTGCTACGCGCCACAAGGTCAAGATGACACGTCGGAAGGTCAAGAGGACACGTCGGAAGGTCAAGATGACACGTCGGAAGGTCAAGAGGACACGTCGGAAGGTCAAGATGACACGTCGGAAGGTCAAGAGGACACGTCGGAAGGTCAAGATGACACGTCGGAAGGTCAAGAGGACACGTCGGAAGGTCAAGATGACACGTCGGAAGGTCAAGAGGACACGTCGGAAGGTCAAGAGGACACATCGGAAGGTCAAGAGGACACGTCGGAAGGTCAAGAGGACACGTCGGAAGGTCAAGAGGACACGTCGGAAGGTCAAGAGGACACGTCACAAGGTCAAGAGGACACGTCGGAAGGTCAAGAGGACACGTCGGAAGGTCAAGAGGACACGTCGGAAGGTCAAGAGGACACGTCGGAAGGTCAAGAGGACACATCGGAAGGTCAAGAGGACACGTCGGAAGGTCAAGAGGACACGTCGGAAGGTCAAGAGGACACGTCACAAGGTCAAGAGGACACGTCGGAAGGTCAAGAGGACACGTCGGAAGGTCAAGAGGACACGTCACAAGGTCAAGAGGACACACCACAAGGTCAAGAGGACACGCCACAAGGTCAAGAGGACACACCACAAGGTCAAGAGGACACGCCACAAGGTCAAGAGGACACACCACAAGGTCAAGAGGACACGCCACAAGGTCAAGAGGACACACCACAAGGTCAAGAGGACACACCACAAGGTCAAGAGGACACGTCACAAGGTCAAGAGGACACACCACAAGGTCAAGAGGACACACCACAAGGTCAAGAGGACACGCCACAAGGTCAAGAAGACACACCGTCACTATCAGCGTCACACCCGACACTTTATGATCTTCCAGAACGGCTTCCAGCCTCTTAA